A genomic region of Candidatus Lokiarchaeota archaeon contains the following coding sequences:
- a CDS encoding tetratricopeptide repeat protein produces MGKNKQGILDKTWTRGSLAAAAAVFFGGITIAWLSGQGFLGDSAPNPGVILGLSIMLSTVLVCCVTSGMITRLLTKMPEYHEMELQFDKAMTHYEEEEWDKALAEFNELLEPDMDHKRALYYAARCHERKDNWEKVKEYCKHYLDMQPDDKEVWELLALAHKRLFEYEEAEEARNRAEKLG; encoded by the coding sequence TTGGGAAAAAACAAGCAAGGCATCTTGGACAAAACATGGACACGAGGGTCTCTAGCAGCTGCTGCAGCTGTTTTCTTTGGAGGAATCACAATAGCTTGGCTTTCCGGTCAGGGATTCCTAGGGGATTCAGCACCCAACCCGGGAGTTATACTTGGCCTAAGCATCATGCTATCCACGGTGCTTGTGTGTTGTGTGACATCAGGAATGATTACGAGATTACTCACAAAGATGCCTGAATATCACGAGATGGAACTTCAATTTGACAAAGCAATGACCCATTATGAAGAAGAGGAATGGGACAAAGCCCTAGCAGAATTCAACGAGCTTCTTGAACCCGACATGGATCATAAAAGGGCCCTGTACTATGCAGCCCGCTGCCATGAACGGAAAGATAACTGGGAGAAAGTGAAGGAATACTGTAAGCACTATCTCGACATGCAACCTGATGATAAGGAAGTTTGGGAATTGCTCGCTTTGGCACATAAACGCCTTTTCGAATATGAAGAGGCAGAAGAAGCAAGGAACAGAGCAGAAAAGCTGGGATAG
- a CDS encoding FAA hydrolase family protein yields MRLVTFSQSGAFSIGLELDDGILDLPMAASLIDDDNQLTDEQFPSKMIDLLKMDSGVEKVREIERRYDELAEGERPTLISWDDIEYRAPIDRPGKIVALGLNYKDHIEETGREVPDFPVIFAKFPSSVVNPDEEIPIPQVTTQLDWEVEMGIVIGTNCKNVTEDDALDYVAGYTIINDLSARDLQNDDGQWIRGKSLDGLCPMGPCIVTTEELGKADNLEMYTKVNGITKQESTTANLLFSVPEIVSYLSKSFTLEAGDVIATGTPSGVGFARDPPEFLEPGDEVELYIEGIGKLRNRII; encoded by the coding sequence ATGAGGCTTGTGACTTTCTCCCAAAGTGGTGCTTTTTCAATCGGATTGGAGCTAGATGACGGCATTCTAGATTTGCCTATGGCTGCCTCTCTTATTGACGATGATAATCAGCTTACAGATGAACAATTCCCGAGCAAGATGATTGACTTGCTGAAGATGGACTCTGGGGTTGAAAAAGTTCGTGAAATAGAACGAAGATATGATGAACTTGCTGAAGGGGAAAGACCCACTCTGATTTCTTGGGATGACATAGAATATCGAGCCCCCATAGACAGACCTGGAAAAATTGTTGCTCTCGGGCTCAATTACAAGGATCATATCGAAGAGACGGGGCGAGAGGTTCCCGATTTTCCAGTTATATTCGCCAAGTTTCCTTCAAGTGTCGTTAATCCAGATGAGGAGATTCCTATACCTCAAGTCACGACCCAGCTCGACTGGGAAGTAGAGATGGGAATCGTGATTGGAACGAATTGTAAGAATGTCACTGAAGACGATGCACTCGATTACGTTGCGGGGTATACCATAATCAACGATTTGAGTGCCCGGGATTTGCAGAACGATGATGGACAGTGGATTCGAGGCAAGTCCTTGGACGGCCTTTGTCCGATGGGTCCATGTATCGTTACCACGGAAGAGCTTGGTAAAGCAGACAATCTTGAGATGTACACCAAGGTAAATGGGATTACGAAGCAGGAATCAACCACTGCAAATCTGCTCTTTAGTGTGCCGGAGATTGTATCCTATCTCTCGAAGTCTTTTACTCTGGAAGCTGGAGATGTTATTGCTACTGGAACGCCTTCTGGTGTTGGTTTTGCGCGTGATCCACCGGAGTTCTTGGAGCCGGGTGACGAAGTAGAGCTCTACATTGAAGGCATAGGCAAGCTAAGGAATAGGATAATCTAG